In Planctomycetota bacterium, a genomic segment contains:
- a CDS encoding glycosyltransferase, translated as MSATTISENQGELLEAARRLADHLASIDLPAAADAAALVSAAVPTAGRVVLAAGVLPDAIMRALAGGGGQVFVAAGDAENAEGLRPRAPDAAISKATLHRTLRELPVRPTLAIVAARDVAEIDAALGPLAGCMAAGTTAIVVGADAAALRSSRYAGAWRVVRSVGNAVALRLDQGGAGVEPAAWPAEQFSAVRERLAQSRDDGSGDATTTRTPVVRPAPGVGARAGDGELAAALDLARVEIDPRPQRRLLEGLGRWPWVTPDAAPLPSTMPDGSPWPRITIVTPSYNQGHFIEETILSIQRQGYPNLEHILMDGASTDDTMRVAERYRDHFAVAVSEKDKGQSDALNKGFERATGELLTWINSDDMLAPGALAAAAIAYRTSGADFLNGMAQVFKDGKLSHQCITSCADGPMPLRDMLDLENCWLTGQFWWQPDCFFTRDLWERAGAHVRVDWYYSMDYELWLRFAEAGARVHSIGRPIVWFRTHDDQKTSEDGGGGFKGELPKVVADFCETRKMEPEPREKETPKKRLRVLLLNDVGFEYGAGIGQRRVGQAFASAGHHVDALSATITEPYRESTEIAVADVLEAVAAKKPDLVVVGNVHGSGITAEALSAVAARHETVFLMHDQWLLTGKQTYVGDATDHLHGGVSREALGASYPVMPADRIRPTWEAQRRFLTGSDRLTVLTNSRWMARCAEDALAAPMADAEDGTPVDLGHRPPVRPITLGLDAQVFRPRDRATCRDLLGLPPDDFIVMASACSLDDERKGIALLADAMRQLDLPDATVVGVGYVPPKAELPIPGMRAMGYMRDAQRLAMLYSAADVFVAPSTDEAFGQVFIEAAACGTPSVGFPVGGVPEAIRDGVTGVVAREVGAGALAEAIELLHRDEAYRRDLGRWARIHAENEFSLFASYQRIHTALASSGAGSRIGLSRKIDFTRPAPMPDQPALIRPTLPAYEPRWGFEYWQPAMPEKNLGRHRWIKGGSAGAIMHASKPGPAKLALTCRNHLKGQRLRVVVNGKPAGEMAVPVTGELADHAITLPVRLKKGANDVQLHLWKWKLAGPRPLSLLLTDFTLIED; from the coding sequence ATGAGCGCCACCACGATCTCAGAAAATCAAGGCGAGCTGCTCGAGGCGGCGCGGCGGCTGGCGGACCACCTCGCGTCGATCGATCTTCCCGCCGCCGCCGACGCGGCGGCGCTGGTGTCGGCCGCGGTGCCGACCGCCGGCCGGGTCGTGCTCGCGGCGGGAGTGCTGCCCGATGCCATCATGCGGGCGCTCGCGGGCGGTGGTGGCCAGGTCTTCGTTGCGGCGGGCGACGCCGAGAACGCGGAGGGTCTACGGCCGCGAGCGCCGGACGCCGCGATATCCAAGGCCACGCTGCACCGCACGCTCCGCGAGCTGCCGGTGCGGCCCACGCTCGCGATCGTCGCGGCGCGGGACGTTGCGGAGATCGACGCGGCGCTCGGCCCGCTCGCCGGGTGCATGGCGGCGGGCACGACGGCCATCGTGGTCGGCGCGGACGCCGCCGCGCTGCGATCGTCGCGGTATGCGGGGGCGTGGCGGGTCGTGCGGAGCGTCGGCAACGCGGTGGCGTTACGCCTCGACCAGGGGGGCGCGGGCGTCGAGCCGGCGGCGTGGCCCGCCGAGCAGTTTTCGGCCGTCCGCGAGCGGCTCGCACAATCGCGTGACGATGGCAGCGGTGACGCCACGACGACACGGACGCCCGTCGTTCGGCCCGCGCCCGGCGTCGGAGCGCGGGCGGGCGATGGGGAACTTGCGGCGGCGCTCGATCTTGCCCGGGTTGAGATCGATCCCCGGCCGCAGCGCCGGCTGCTGGAGGGGCTCGGTCGCTGGCCCTGGGTCACGCCCGATGCGGCGCCGCTGCCGTCGACGATGCCCGACGGCAGCCCCTGGCCCAGGATCACGATCGTCACGCCGAGCTACAACCAGGGCCACTTCATCGAGGAGACGATCCTGTCCATCCAGCGGCAGGGCTATCCCAACCTCGAGCACATCCTGATGGACGGCGCGAGCACCGACGACACCATGCGCGTCGCGGAGCGATACCGCGACCACTTCGCGGTGGCCGTCTCGGAGAAGGACAAGGGCCAATCCGACGCGCTCAACAAGGGGTTCGAGCGGGCGACGGGCGAGCTGCTCACCTGGATCAATTCCGACGACATGCTCGCGCCGGGCGCGCTGGCGGCGGCCGCGATCGCCTATCGCACGTCGGGGGCCGACTTCCTCAACGGCATGGCGCAGGTATTCAAGGATGGCAAGCTGAGCCACCAGTGCATCACGTCGTGCGCGGACGGCCCGATGCCGCTGCGGGACATGCTCGACCTGGAGAACTGCTGGCTTACTGGCCAGTTCTGGTGGCAGCCCGATTGCTTCTTCACGCGGGATCTGTGGGAGCGGGCGGGGGCGCACGTCCGCGTCGACTGGTACTACTCGATGGACTACGAGCTGTGGCTCCGCTTCGCCGAGGCGGGCGCCCGGGTCCACAGCATCGGCCGGCCCATCGTGTGGTTCCGAACCCACGACGACCAAAAGACCAGCGAGGACGGCGGCGGGGGTTTCAAGGGCGAGCTTCCCAAGGTCGTCGCCGATTTCTGCGAGACGAGGAAGATGGAGCCGGAGCCCCGCGAGAAGGAGACGCCCAAGAAGCGGCTCCGCGTGCTGCTGCTCAACGACGTGGGCTTCGAGTACGGCGCCGGCATCGGCCAGCGACGCGTGGGCCAGGCGTTCGCGTCCGCGGGCCACCACGTCGATGCGCTGTCGGCCACGATCACCGAGCCCTACCGCGAGTCCACCGAGATCGCGGTCGCCGACGTGCTGGAGGCCGTCGCCGCCAAGAAGCCCGATCTCGTCGTCGTCGGCAACGTCCATGGCTCGGGCATTACCGCCGAGGCGCTCTCGGCCGTTGCGGCAAGGCACGAGACCGTCTTCCTGATGCACGACCAGTGGCTGCTGACCGGCAAGCAGACCTACGTGGGCGACGCCACCGACCACCTGCACGGCGGCGTGTCGCGGGAGGCCCTCGGGGCGTCCTACCCCGTGATGCCGGCCGATCGCATCCGGCCGACGTGGGAGGCGCAGCGGCGTTTCCTCACTGGGTCGGATCGGCTGACGGTGCTGACCAACAGCCGATGGATGGCCCGGTGCGCCGAGGACGCGCTCGCGGCCCCGATGGCCGATGCCGAGGATGGCACGCCGGTCGATCTTGGCCACCGCCCGCCCGTGCGGCCGATCACGCTCGGCCTGGATGCCCAGGTCTTCCGCCCGCGGGATCGGGCAACCTGCCGGGATCTGCTCGGCTTGCCGCCGGACGACTTCATCGTGATGGCGTCGGCCTGCTCGCTCGACGACGAGCGCAAGGGCATCGCGCTGCTGGCCGACGCGATGCGGCAGCTGGATCTGCCCGATGCGACCGTCGTCGGCGTGGGCTACGTGCCGCCTAAGGCCGAACTGCCCATCCCCGGCATGCGGGCGATGGGCTACATGCGCGACGCCCAGCGGCTCGCCATGCTGTACTCGGCCGCGGACGTCTTCGTCGCCCCCAGCACCGATGAGGCCTTCGGCCAGGTGTTCATCGAGGCGGCCGCCTGCGGCACGCCGAGCGTCGGCTTCCCCGTCGGCGGCGTGCCCGAGGCGATCCGCGACGGCGTGACGGGCGTCGTTGCGCGGGAGGTCGGCGCCGGGGCGCTCGCCGAGGCGATCGAGCTGCTGCACCGCGACGAGGCGTACCGCCGCGACCTGGGGCGCTGGGCCCGAATCCACGCGGAGAACGAGTTCTCGCTCTTCGCCTCCTACCAGCGGATCCACACGGCGCTCGCGTCCAGCGGCGCCGGGTCGCGGATCGGACTGTCCCGCAAGATCGACTTCACCCGGCCGGCACCGATGCCCGACCAGCCCGCGCTGATTCGTCCGACCTTGCCGGCGTATGAGCCTCGCTGGGGCTTCGAGTACTGGCAGCCGGCGATGCCCGAGAAGAACCTAGGCCGGCACCGCTGGATCAAGGGCGGCTCGGCGGGCGCGATCATGCACGCGTCGAAGCCGGGACCGGCGAAGCTCGCGCTGACCTGCCGCAACCATCTCAAGGGTCAGCGGCTGCGGGTCGTCGTGAACGGCAAGCCCGCCGGCGAGATGGCGGTGCCGGTGACCGGCGAGCTGGCCGACCACGCCATCACGCTGCCCGTGCGGCTCAAGAAGGGCGCCAACGACGTGCAGCTGCACCTGTGGAAGTGGAAGCTGGCGGGCCCGCGGCCGCTCTCGCTCCTGCTGACGGACTTCACGCTGATCGAGGACTAG
- the ribD gene encoding bifunctional diaminohydroxyphosphoribosylaminopyrimidine deaminase/5-amino-6-(5-phosphoribosylamino)uracil reductase RibD, with amino-acid sequence MSDAGPDHAHADRPPADRAPTDPARLDRAMLDRAGRLALLGLGRVEPNPMVGCVIARNGQILGVGAHRVFGQAHAERRALDDCRRRGHDPAGATAYVTLEPCAHTGNQPPCAEALREANLAEVVYAAADPNPQAAGGAAALRDAGLRARWSDASALAAAVSAPFRRRVSAGLPWVVAKWAQTLDGRIATRSGESRWISNDASRRRVHALRGRVDAILTGMGTVLADDPRLTARGAHPRRRPARVVLDPDLDLPADSQLVRTARETPTIACCNAALATAAIAADARARLGDAGVQILPCPPGPRGLDISATLRLLHERHGIGSVLVEGGAGLLGSLLEADAVDMAIAYVAPLMLGDDLARSVAVGRVAAVLSAGVRLRLSRVRPTGEDVELTYFRRDPRDGAA; translated from the coding sequence ATGTCGGACGCCGGACCGGACCACGCGCACGCCGATCGCCCACCCGCCGATCGCGCGCCCACCGATCCCGCACGCCTCGATCGCGCCATGCTCGATCGTGCCGGGCGGCTGGCGCTGCTCGGGCTCGGCCGGGTCGAGCCCAACCCGATGGTGGGCTGCGTAATCGCCAGGAATGGCCAGATCCTGGGAGTGGGCGCCCACCGCGTGTTCGGCCAGGCCCACGCCGAGCGTCGCGCACTCGACGACTGCCGGCGACGGGGCCACGACCCGGCGGGCGCGACCGCCTACGTCACGCTGGAGCCGTGCGCGCACACGGGCAACCAGCCGCCGTGTGCCGAGGCCCTACGCGAAGCGAACCTCGCCGAGGTCGTGTACGCCGCCGCCGATCCCAACCCCCAGGCCGCGGGCGGCGCCGCGGCGCTGCGCGACGCGGGCCTGCGGGCGCGGTGGAGCGATGCCAGTGCGCTAGCGGCCGCGGTGTCGGCCCCGTTCCGCCGGCGGGTTTCGGCGGGGCTGCCGTGGGTCGTCGCCAAGTGGGCGCAGACGCTCGACGGCCGAATCGCCACCCGGAGCGGCGAGAGTCGCTGGATCTCCAACGACGCGTCGCGGCGGCGGGTGCACGCCCTCCGCGGGCGGGTCGACGCCATCCTGACGGGCATGGGCACCGTGCTGGCCGACGACCCGCGGCTGACGGCCCGCGGCGCACACCCCCGCCGTCGGCCGGCGCGCGTCGTGCTCGACCCGGACCTCGATCTCCCCGCCGACAGCCAGCTCGTGCGGACCGCCCGCGAGACCCCCACCATCGCGTGCTGCAACGCGGCGTTGGCGACCGCGGCGATCGCCGCCGATGCGCGCGCACGCCTCGGCGACGCCGGCGTCCAGATCCTGCCCTGCCCGCCCGGACCCCGGGGGCTAGACATCTCGGCGACGCTGCGGCTGCTGCACGAGCGGCACGGCATCGGATCGGTGCTGGTCGAGGGCGGCGCGGGGCTGCTGGGCTCGCTGCTCGAGGCCGACGCGGTGGACATGGCGATCGCCTACGTCGCACCGCTCATGCTGGGCGACGACCTGGCGCGATCCGTCGCCGTCGGCCGCGTGGCGGCGGTGCTGTCGGCCGGCGTCCGGCTGCGCCTGTCGCGCGTAAGGCCCACGGGCGAGGACGTCGAGCTGACCTACTTCCGGCGCGACCCACGGGACGGCGCGGCGTAG
- a CDS encoding glycosyltransferase family 9 protein produces MRILISNPDTIGDVVLRQPLFAALAAEGHELAVVVRPLVQPIAGLAAPTARLIECGANPYEGGLEADDESLDGVAEAAREFAPDVFLAAPYTWTTLEARLAGELSEARRIGMSGGRFVPPSYPPPADESRFDEIIRVNEDLHELRKSEALARAVLGRRVTLENPTLDVGDDARHAADAVLAGLDLPRGEFLAACVAHHEHTAVRNWPPERWVELLAHWSARHGRPLLLVGGDDERPVADGIAEGLETKGLEPRRWFGRAEGDTVAMAALLEAARCYVGRDTGPMHLAAAVGRPVFAVFGGGTWPRFRPLAMPSYTITLAVPCSPCDWRCEQRRSYCVKDVPLAEVRAAADRFESGAIAGAEVRQVEPSRAMLATIAGDATRAAQDYKAELLRTKRGLADAENEARRTRMSESAVMQRLERLEQAIQRNAAGGDAQRRASEISRKLDQSSAQLAEARKKLANAAERAESSGKQAQALRDQVAELRQKLQDKQAAIESLRRESEKRVAEAERRAEQRIEEARGEVRAAEQERDAARQDARALRERASKVDVATLRKDLSAARRVAAAAQGRQQDMALRIERLVRERRAIEKLADQRLEALQWTENKLSELLASRWRLLGQRLGVAQQLPWEEQARRKYVGGNGHASARNA; encoded by the coding sequence ATGCGGATATTGATCTCCAATCCCGACACCATCGGCGACGTGGTGCTCCGCCAGCCGCTATTCGCGGCTCTTGCCGCGGAGGGTCACGAACTGGCGGTCGTGGTGCGTCCGCTCGTCCAGCCCATCGCGGGGCTCGCGGCGCCAACGGCGAGGCTCATCGAGTGCGGCGCCAATCCCTACGAGGGCGGGCTCGAAGCCGACGACGAGTCGCTGGACGGCGTCGCCGAGGCCGCGCGCGAGTTCGCGCCCGACGTTTTCCTGGCGGCCCCATACACGTGGACGACGCTCGAGGCCCGCCTCGCGGGCGAACTGTCCGAGGCGCGCCGGATCGGGATGTCGGGCGGCCGCTTCGTGCCGCCGTCCTACCCGCCGCCCGCGGACGAGTCACGCTTCGACGAGATCATCCGCGTCAACGAGGACCTGCACGAGCTGCGCAAGTCCGAGGCGCTGGCGCGAGCGGTGCTCGGTCGGCGCGTGACCCTCGAGAATCCGACGCTCGACGTCGGCGATGATGCGCGGCACGCGGCCGACGCGGTGCTCGCCGGGCTGGACCTTCCGCGGGGCGAGTTCCTGGCGGCGTGCGTGGCGCACCACGAGCACACGGCCGTCCGCAACTGGCCCCCGGAGCGCTGGGTCGAACTGCTGGCGCACTGGTCGGCGAGGCACGGCCGGCCGCTGCTGCTGGTTGGCGGCGACGACGAGCGGCCGGTCGCGGACGGTATCGCCGAGGGCCTGGAGACCAAGGGGCTCGAGCCCCGCCGCTGGTTCGGCCGCGCCGAGGGCGACACCGTCGCGATGGCGGCGCTGCTCGAGGCGGCGCGGTGCTACGTCGGCCGCGATACCGGACCCATGCACCTGGCGGCGGCGGTGGGCCGGCCGGTGTTCGCGGTCTTCGGCGGGGGCACGTGGCCCCGCTTCCGGCCGCTGGCGATGCCGAGCTACACCATCACGCTCGCGGTGCCATGCTCGCCGTGCGATTGGCGGTGCGAGCAGCGGCGGTCGTACTGCGTCAAGGACGTGCCGCTGGCGGAGGTCCGGGCGGCGGCGGACCGCTTCGAGTCGGGCGCGATCGCCGGGGCCGAGGTCCGCCAGGTCGAGCCCAGTCGTGCCATGCTGGCGACCATCGCGGGCGACGCCACCCGGGCGGCCCAGGACTACAAGGCCGAGCTGCTGCGCACCAAGCGGGGGCTCGCCGACGCCGAGAACGAAGCACGGAGAACGAGGATGAGCGAATCGGCGGTGATGCAGCGGCTCGAGCGGCTGGAACAAGCGATCCAGCGCAACGCCGCCGGGGGCGACGCGCAGCGGCGCGCGAGCGAGATCTCCCGCAAGCTCGATCAGAGCAGCGCGCAGCTCGCCGAGGCTCGCAAGAAGCTCGCCAACGCCGCCGAGCGAGCCGAGAGCTCGGGCAAGCAGGCCCAGGCGCTCCGCGATCAGGTGGCCGAGCTGCGGCAGAAGCTCCAGGACAAGCAAGCGGCGATCGAATCGCTGCGTCGCGAGTCGGAGAAGAGGGTTGCAGAGGCCGAGCGTCGTGCCGAGCAGCGGATCGAGGAGGCCCGCGGCGAGGTCCGGGCCGCCGAGCAGGAGCGTGATGCCGCCCGGCAGGACGCTAGGGCACTCCGCGAGCGGGCCAGCAAGGTCGACGTCGCCACGCTGCGGAAGGACCTGTCCGCCGCCCGCCGCGTGGCCGCCGCCGCCCAGGGCCGCCAGCAGGACATGGCCCTCCGCATCGAGCGGCTGGTCCGCGAGCGGCGGGCGATCGAGAAGCTCGCCGACCAGCGGCTCGAGGCGCTCCAGTGGACGGAGAACAAGCTCAGCGAGCTGCTGGCGTCCCGCTGGCGGTTGCTCGGCCAGCGGCTGGGCGTCGCGCAGCAGCTTCCCTGGGAGGAGCAGGCCCGCCGCAAGTACGTCGGCGGCAACGGCCACGCGAGTGCGAGGAACGCATGA